The Actinomycetota bacterium genome has a window encoding:
- a CDS encoding ABC transporter substrate-binding protein, whose product MNRRRFLLTLTVLTLVATACGTRLSDTAFNFQAAGENPQRAGAGGDEFSSWETSPDTQSTGSTANGPTLGNGSTGFGPGSGPTTAPGEGSFLNFASDRGVTATTITVGNITPVGGPLGPEMFSGPSHGARAFFQSLNESGGVNGRTIRFLTCDDREDPEANKACARNFIEKEKVFALVANNTDAYAGAGLVNAAGVPDVGGIPVGSAYYKYPMFFSAYGAAGYPRDGKRVGVNGTFYENNAPHVWFKQHLGIKKAAVLFYAIPASSNRAAVVIEMLEKSGIEVVYTPNGGAGKDPASPSWDTDIINMRSAGVEAFWQVIDTAGFMNVCQAMDRYGFEVKAAVASVANWTSAIGKDFSAPCRNSIYVNGNSVPYTMTSNPEIAKFRAAMRRYDPNFTMQQWAVEGWAAARFLTEGIRSMGANVTRKGLVQWLRASEGATTADLMTPEAYRWRVNSTNFTKPVEQLISVARWLDSGGGWVAQTSPFARFITHWYPHPMEDDGT is encoded by the coding sequence ATGAATAGGCGGCGTTTCCTCCTCACTCTCACGGTCCTGACACTCGTCGCCACCGCATGCGGCACGCGGCTGTCCGACACCGCATTCAACTTCCAGGCGGCCGGGGAGAACCCGCAGCGGGCCGGTGCCGGAGGCGACGAGTTCTCGTCGTGGGAAACGTCTCCGGACACGCAATCAACAGGTTCAACTGCAAACGGACCCACACTCGGCAACGGATCGACCGGCTTCGGTCCGGGGTCCGGACCCACAACCGCTCCCGGCGAGGGGTCCTTTCTTAACTTCGCATCCGACCGCGGCGTCACTGCAACAACGATCACCGTTGGGAACATCACGCCGGTCGGCGGACCTCTCGGACCCGAGATGTTCAGTGGGCCTTCTCACGGCGCGCGCGCATTCTTTCAATCGTTGAACGAATCCGGTGGCGTGAATGGACGAACGATCAGGTTCCTCACCTGCGACGACCGCGAGGACCCCGAGGCGAACAAGGCCTGCGCGCGCAACTTCATCGAGAAGGAGAAGGTGTTCGCCCTCGTCGCCAACAACACCGATGCGTACGCCGGTGCGGGGCTGGTGAACGCGGCCGGGGTCCCCGACGTCGGCGGAATCCCGGTGGGGAGCGCGTACTACAAGTACCCGATGTTCTTCTCGGCCTACGGCGCCGCGGGGTACCCACGCGACGGGAAGCGCGTCGGCGTAAACGGCACGTTCTATGAGAACAACGCGCCGCATGTTTGGTTCAAACAGCACCTGGGCATCAAGAAGGCTGCGGTCCTCTTCTACGCGATCCCGGCTTCCTCGAACCGGGCGGCGGTCGTGATCGAGATGCTCGAGAAGTCGGGCATCGAAGTCGTCTACACGCCCAACGGCGGCGCGGGCAAGGACCCCGCAAGCCCATCCTGGGACACCGACATCATCAACATGCGCTCAGCGGGCGTTGAGGCCTTCTGGCAAGTGATCGACACTGCCGGGTTCATGAACGTGTGCCAAGCGATGGACCGCTACGGCTTCGAGGTCAAGGCGGCAGTCGCCTCGGTCGCGAACTGGACGAGCGCTATCGGCAAGGACTTCAGCGCCCCGTGTCGCAACTCGATCTACGTCAACGGCAACTCCGTGCCGTACACGATGACGAGCAATCCGGAGATCGCGAAGTTCCGCGCCGCGATGCGTCGCTACGACCCGAACTTCACGATGCAGCAGTGGGCCGTCGAAGGGTGGGCGGCCGCGCGTTTCCTCACCGAAGGCATCCGTTCGATGGGGGCCAACGTCACGCGCAAGGGACTCGTGCAATGGCTGCGCGCGAGCGAAGGAGCAACGACGGCGGACCTTATGACTCCCGAGGCGTACCGGTGGCGGGTGAACAGCACCAACTTCACGAAACCCGTGGAACAGCTCATCTCAGTCGCGCGCTGGCTGGACTCCGGCGGCGGATGGGTGGCGCAAACCAGCCCATTCGCCCGTTTCATCACACACTGGTATCCGCACCCCATGGAGGACGACGGGACATGA
- a CDS encoding SDR family NAD(P)-dependent oxidoreductase, with product MTGASRGIGREVARALYVRGARVGLVARDRVGLDAVVSALGDRALAAVGDVCDPDSLRAAVDAVVGEFGPVDVLVNNAGIGAYESFVEADPEVFERLMRVNYFGTVEATRLVARSMLERGRGHIVNVASIAGRLGAPFESAYSGSKFAVVGFSEALAAEFGPLGVQVSLVNPGPVATSFTEARGVPFQRRFPRPLPPTRVARAVVRAIERNRFEQTLPHWLGVGIVTRAIAPSVYRRGLVRNVGAEARRSWSAGSGRTP from the coding sequence GTGACCGGTGCCTCCCGAGGGATCGGTCGCGAGGTCGCCCGGGCGCTGTACGTGCGCGGGGCTCGGGTCGGGCTCGTCGCCCGCGACCGGGTTGGTCTGGATGCGGTGGTGAGTGCGCTCGGGGATCGAGCCCTGGCCGCAGTGGGCGACGTTTGCGACCCGGATTCGTTGCGAGCCGCGGTGGACGCGGTGGTGGGCGAGTTCGGCCCGGTGGACGTGCTGGTCAACAACGCCGGGATCGGCGCCTACGAGTCCTTCGTCGAGGCCGATCCCGAGGTGTTCGAGCGACTCATGCGAGTCAACTACTTCGGGACGGTCGAAGCCACGCGTCTGGTGGCCCGATCAATGCTCGAGCGAGGGCGCGGCCACATCGTGAACGTGGCGTCGATTGCCGGCCGGCTCGGGGCTCCGTTCGAGTCGGCCTACTCAGGCTCCAAGTTCGCCGTCGTGGGGTTCAGCGAAGCGTTGGCCGCCGAGTTCGGCCCGCTCGGTGTGCAGGTTTCCCTCGTCAATCCAGGTCCGGTCGCCACGTCCTTCACCGAGGCGCGCGGGGTGCCCTTCCAGCGGCGCTTCCCGCGGCCTTTGCCTCCGACTCGCGTGGCGCGCGCGGTCGTGCGCGCGATCGAGCGGAACCGGTTCGAGCAAACATTGCCGCACTGGCTGGGCGTTGGGATCGTTACCCGAGCCATTGCGCCTTCCGTCTATCGCCGCGGCTTGGTGCGCAACGTCGGCGCTGAGGCTCGGCGCAGTTGGTCCGCAGGATCAGGCAGAACACCTTGA
- a CDS encoding alpha/beta fold hydrolase, which translates to MSKTRRFGSALASGAAAAGAVRVGRFYRSLAYATGQTERVVAVTSDGWRLSMARYQAVGTPKGVIVAGHGFAGSSLIWDLAPSASLARYAAAAGYDFYALDLRGRGRSWPASGPARDLHWSFDDFVFHDLPAATSTARERSRCDTVFWLGLEMSGQAIYAASISSTVEVAGAVTFGSPVRTPADAKVPGVTAAPKARRRGRVLFRAGAHHAGPILALLRSGQLESSFVPANVDPIVPARYLRHGVPNESTRLADQFTDWVANDTMRSMDHATIWADRLDEVRVPLMMWAATRDLQRPLPAVRRAFDAMGSTDKTFVEAGRSTGFSVDYGHDDLVAAKSSPTEVFPRIIEWIDRRV; encoded by the coding sequence TTGAGCAAGACTCGACGATTCGGCTCGGCGCTCGCGTCCGGAGCGGCCGCGGCAGGCGCAGTGAGGGTCGGGCGTTTCTACCGATCGCTGGCGTACGCGACCGGTCAGACGGAGCGGGTTGTCGCCGTTACCAGTGACGGATGGCGACTCTCGATGGCCCGATATCAGGCAGTCGGGACTCCCAAGGGGGTGATCGTTGCCGGTCACGGATTCGCGGGTTCGAGCCTCATATGGGACCTGGCGCCTTCGGCAAGCTTGGCCCGGTATGCGGCCGCTGCAGGCTACGACTTCTACGCGCTCGACCTGCGCGGCCGGGGCCGGAGCTGGCCGGCCTCCGGACCCGCACGAGACCTGCACTGGAGCTTCGACGACTTCGTGTTCCACGACCTACCCGCTGCTACTTCGACCGCCCGCGAGCGATCGCGGTGCGACACTGTGTTCTGGCTCGGGCTGGAGATGAGCGGCCAGGCCATCTACGCCGCGTCGATTTCGAGCACGGTCGAGGTCGCCGGCGCGGTTACCTTCGGTTCACCGGTCCGGACTCCCGCCGACGCCAAGGTGCCCGGGGTCACCGCCGCCCCGAAGGCGCGACGCCGCGGGCGGGTGCTGTTCCGTGCCGGCGCGCACCACGCCGGACCGATCCTTGCCCTGTTGCGGTCCGGTCAGCTCGAGTCGAGCTTCGTTCCCGCCAACGTCGATCCGATCGTGCCCGCTCGTTACTTGCGACACGGAGTCCCGAACGAGTCGACGCGCCTGGCCGATCAATTCACCGACTGGGTCGCTAACGACACGATGCGCAGCATGGATCACGCGACCATCTGGGCCGATCGCCTGGACGAGGTCCGCGTGCCACTGATGATGTGGGCGGCGACCCGGGACCTCCAGCGTCCTTTGCCCGCTGTGCGCCGCGCCTTCGACGCGATGGGGAGCACCGACAAGACCTTCGTCGAAGCCGGCCGGTCGACCGGGTTCTCGGTCGACTACGGCCATGACGATCTGGTCGCGGCAAAGTCGTCACCGACCGAGGTGTTCCCTCGGATCATCGAGTGGATCGATCGCCGGGTATGA
- a CDS encoding DMT family transporter, whose protein sequence is MIPVFIALVAAVVVGVGASHQQVAARQEEPHAVMDPRLVLRLLRRRRWLIGVAITLGGFGLQAAAIATGRLVVVEPLLATQVLFALLASVRHSGLSLGRREWFGAAATVVGVGGFLVVAAPTASDSASQFVPWSVPLGGVAVVVIIGVMAASRMGASRRALTLALLAGLAFGCSDALIKLVSRIVGDLGVGALLGHWGLWAWLVISPVAFLLQQSAYHASHLAAALPGTSSLQPTTAALLGVAMFGEHVRGGGAVPVEVALVALALAGVVLLASSPLIEGERLSDVRRS, encoded by the coding sequence ATGATCCCGGTCTTCATCGCGCTCGTCGCTGCGGTCGTCGTCGGGGTTGGAGCTTCGCACCAACAGGTGGCCGCGCGCCAGGAGGAACCCCATGCGGTGATGGATCCACGACTTGTGCTGCGGCTGTTACGGCGCCGACGGTGGCTCATCGGCGTCGCCATCACTCTCGGCGGTTTCGGGCTCCAGGCCGCGGCCATCGCCACCGGCCGCCTGGTGGTCGTCGAGCCGCTACTTGCCACTCAAGTTCTCTTCGCGCTGCTCGCGTCCGTCCGCCACAGCGGCCTTTCGCTGGGCCGCCGGGAGTGGTTCGGTGCCGCCGCGACTGTCGTCGGCGTCGGTGGGTTCTTGGTGGTGGCCGCGCCGACGGCGTCCGACAGCGCGTCTCAGTTCGTGCCGTGGTCGGTCCCTCTGGGGGGCGTGGCGGTCGTGGTCATCATCGGCGTGATGGCCGCGTCGCGGATGGGGGCCTCTCGTCGAGCCCTCACGCTCGCCCTCCTCGCGGGGCTCGCGTTTGGGTGTTCCGACGCCCTGATCAAACTCGTCAGCCGGATCGTCGGCGACCTTGGCGTTGGCGCGTTGCTCGGCCACTGGGGCCTGTGGGCCTGGCTCGTGATCAGTCCCGTGGCGTTCTTGCTTCAGCAAAGCGCCTATCACGCCTCGCACCTGGCCGCCGCGCTGCCGGGCACCAGCAGCCTCCAACCCACGACTGCCGCCCTGCTCGGCGTGGCGATGTTCGGCGAGCACGTCCGTGGCGGCGGCGCTGTGCCGGTCGAGGTGGCGCTCGTTGCACTGGCGCTCGCGGGCGTGGTCTTGCTCGCGAGTTCCCCGTTGATCGAAGGAGAGAGGTTGTCCGATGTCCGAAGAAGTTGA
- a CDS encoding NAD(P)/FAD-dependent oxidoreductase yields MAEPVRADVVVMGAGVAGVAAARALAQGGLKVVVVEAGDRVGGRVHTVRDLTGYPVEAGAEFIHGNRAATWQDVRAAGLVTEPAPYVWSWFNLAGTTRWLPFHLAHPGVWRSFDILWSLHRIGDRDESAAQFIARKGYRGRARELAQLTLTAHLPGSVDEVGVAGLGADGILHLEGGVNHRVTSGYDLLPAHIGTGLDIRFGFRARRIAWAPDGVEITAADGAKVTARAAVSTLPHGVLTRGDIEFEPGLPAAKSDALNRLATGPVAKVLLSFEDPFWPTRASQVVCGSGPVTLYWPTSFRTDGPPTLSAYATGPRAQALSDAGAEKALDIVLDDLVRVFPGSRPRSSLRGWRFVDWMTDPNALGGYTFLPPRAIGARQDLAAPTTGALFWAGSATESRPVADTVEAAYLSGLRAARQVSSLLR; encoded by the coding sequence ATGGCTGAACCGGTCCGTGCTGATGTCGTCGTTATGGGCGCCGGCGTGGCCGGTGTCGCTGCAGCCCGGGCGTTGGCCCAGGGCGGGCTCAAAGTGGTTGTCGTCGAGGCGGGCGATCGGGTCGGCGGGCGGGTTCACACGGTTCGGGACCTCACCGGGTATCCCGTTGAGGCCGGCGCGGAGTTCATCCACGGCAACCGCGCGGCGACCTGGCAGGACGTGCGGGCCGCCGGGCTGGTCACCGAGCCGGCGCCCTACGTGTGGTCGTGGTTCAATCTCGCTGGGACCACCCGCTGGTTGCCGTTTCACTTGGCTCACCCAGGGGTCTGGCGTTCCTTCGACATCCTGTGGTCTCTGCATCGTATCGGCGACCGTGACGAGAGCGCGGCCCAATTCATCGCCCGCAAGGGATACCGGGGGCGAGCCCGAGAGTTGGCGCAGCTCACTCTGACCGCTCACCTCCCGGGCAGCGTTGACGAAGTCGGTGTCGCGGGCCTGGGTGCCGACGGGATCCTGCATCTGGAGGGCGGCGTCAACCACCGCGTCACCAGCGGCTACGACCTTCTTCCCGCGCACATCGGGACGGGCCTGGATATTCGCTTTGGGTTCCGGGCACGGCGCATCGCCTGGGCGCCGGACGGCGTGGAGATCACCGCGGCCGACGGGGCGAAGGTGACGGCGCGGGCCGCCGTCTCGACGCTGCCCCACGGCGTGTTGACGCGCGGCGACATCGAGTTCGAGCCCGGGCTGCCCGCAGCCAAGAGCGACGCATTGAACCGTTTGGCAACGGGGCCTGTCGCCAAGGTGCTTCTGTCGTTCGAAGATCCGTTCTGGCCGACGCGAGCGTCGCAAGTGGTCTGCGGTTCCGGCCCGGTCACGCTGTACTGGCCTACGTCGTTTCGCACCGACGGCCCGCCCACGCTTAGTGCCTACGCGACCGGACCGCGCGCCCAAGCGCTGTCCGATGCCGGAGCCGAGAAGGCGCTCGACATCGTGCTCGACGACCTGGTGCGGGTGTTCCCGGGATCGCGACCTCGGTCATCCTTGCGGGGCTGGCGGTTCGTGGACTGGATGACCGACCCCAACGCACTCGGGGGTTACACGTTCCTGCCACCCCGCGCGATTGGAGCCCGCCAAGACCTCGCCGCGCCAACTACAGGAGCGTTGTTCTGGGCGGGGTCCGCAACGGAGTCACGTCCGGTCGCGGACACCGTCGAAGCCGCCTACCTGAGCGGCCTGCGGGCCGCGCGCCAGGTTTCTTCTCTGTTGCGCTGA
- a CDS encoding ABC transporter substrate-binding protein, protein MNRLRFLHALAVLALVVTACGTRLPDTAFNFQATGDSLQRSGAEGNGFSSWETSPDAQSTGSTADGPALGDGSTGFGPGSGPTTGPGEGSSRNFASDRGVTATTITVGNITPVGGPLGPEAFSGPSHGARAYFQALNASGGVNGRTIKFLTCDDREDPEGNKACARNLIDKEKVFAFAANNTDAYAGAGLLNAAGVPDVGGIPVATAYYKYPMFFTIYGAAGYPRDGKSVGVKGTFYETNAPYLWYKQNLGIKKAAVLFYAIPASSNRAAIVIDMLTKSGIEVVYTPNSGAGKDPASPSWDTDVINMQSAGVEAFWQVIDTAGFMNVCQAMDRYGFQVKAAIATVANWTSRIGKDFSAPCRNSIYVDGNSVPYTMTSNPEIARFRAAMRRYDPNFAMQQWAVEGWAAARLLTEGIRSMGANVTRQGLVKWLRASDGSWTADVMTPDAFQWRADSTNFSKPRRQFISVARWQDSAGGWVAQTGPWARFVTPWYSHPIEDDGT, encoded by the coding sequence ATGAATCGGCTGCGTTTCCTCCACGCGCTCGCGGTTTTGGCGCTGGTCGTCACCGCATGCGGCACTCGTCTGCCCGACACTGCATTCAACTTCCAGGCGACCGGGGACAGCCTGCAGCGGTCCGGGGCGGAAGGCAACGGGTTCTCGTCGTGGGAGACGTCTCCGGACGCGCAATCAACAGGTTCAACCGCGGACGGACCCGCACTCGGCGACGGATCGACCGGCTTCGGCCCGGGGTCCGGACCCACAACCGGTCCCGGCGAGGGGTCCTCACGCAACTTCGCATCCGACCGCGGCGTCACCGCGACGACGATCACCGTTGGAAACATCACGCCCGTCGGCGGGCCTTTGGGACCCGAGGCCTTCAGCGGACCTTCTCACGGCGCGCGCGCTTACTTTCAGGCGCTGAACGCATCCGGCGGCGTGAACGGACGAACGATCAAGTTCCTCACCTGCGACGACCGCGAGGATCCCGAGGGAAACAAGGCCTGCGCGCGCAACTTGATCGACAAGGAGAAGGTCTTTGCCTTCGCCGCCAACAACACCGACGCTTACGCTGGGGCGGGCCTACTCAACGCCGCCGGGGTCCCCGACGTCGGCGGGATTCCGGTCGCGACCGCGTATTACAAGTACCCGATGTTCTTCACTATCTATGGCGCCGCGGGGTATCCGCGCGACGGGAAGAGCGTCGGAGTGAAGGGGACGTTCTACGAGACCAATGCTCCGTACCTTTGGTACAAGCAGAATCTGGGAATCAAGAAGGCGGCGGTGCTCTTCTACGCGATCCCAGCGTCCTCAAACAGAGCGGCGATCGTGATCGACATGCTCACGAAATCGGGCATCGAAGTCGTCTATACGCCCAACAGCGGCGCCGGCAAAGACCCTGCAAGTCCGTCATGGGATACCGATGTCATCAACATGCAATCGGCGGGCGTGGAGGCTTTCTGGCAAGTGATCGACACCGCAGGGTTCATGAACGTGTGCCAGGCGATGGACCGCTACGGCTTCCAAGTCAAAGCCGCAATCGCTACCGTCGCGAACTGGACAAGCCGCATCGGCAAGGACTTCAGCGCTCCGTGTCGCAACTCGATCTACGTAGATGGGAACTCGGTTCCCTACACGATGACGAGCAACCCTGAGATCGCCAGGTTCCGCGCGGCGATGCGTCGATACGACCCGAACTTCGCGATGCAGCAGTGGGCGGTCGAAGGCTGGGCGGCCGCGCGCCTGTTGACCGAAGGTATCCGTTCGATGGGGGCCAACGTCACGCGCCAAGGACTCGTGAAGTGGCTGCGCGCGAGCGACGGATCTTGGACGGCGGACGTGATGACACCCGACGCGTTCCAATGGCGCGCGGACAGCACCAACTTCTCCAAACCACGGCGCCAGTTCATCTCGGTCGCGCGCTGGCAGGACTCCGCCGGAGGATGGGTGGCCCAAACCGGTCCGTGGGCTCGCTTCGTCACGCCCTGGTATTCGCACCCGATCGAGGACGACGGAACATAA
- a CDS encoding Xaa-Pro peptidase family protein: MEPIGFSKQRANEMMGAHGVDVMVLTSAENVFYTSGLPVRHVEHNPILFVLANQYPTMTVISRDGDDAAVSWILFDPTLTWISDFSGVLTRDAAVEAVVAKVAARAQSKLRIGIESSAPFYVVEALRAAYPSAELVVIDDVLLRLRAVKTTEEIRRIREATRIAEKTIAALIENLTEGMSDLEMLKLAKITTLQEGGSGTNHITLSIGDSDPEAPGTGRRIERGELTRFDTGAMYGGYVSDVSRHACIGDIPSDAQSIVAYTADLQQAYVNEIRTGVTAGEIEDLIAKDFQRPSEVPVFTMGHGVGINTEEMHFFPTMLAGRREWVFEEGMVFDLESWALYPPYKNRLIGMEDTYVVVDGRCERLTTLDRKIFSR; this comes from the coding sequence ATGGAGCCCATCGGCTTCAGTAAGCAGAGAGCGAACGAGATGATGGGCGCGCACGGGGTCGACGTCATGGTCCTGACTTCCGCGGAGAACGTCTTCTACACGTCCGGTCTGCCTGTCCGTCATGTCGAGCACAACCCGATTCTGTTCGTGCTTGCGAACCAGTACCCGACCATGACCGTGATCTCTCGCGACGGTGACGATGCGGCCGTGTCCTGGATTCTGTTTGATCCGACGCTCACCTGGATCTCGGACTTCTCTGGGGTGCTGACTAGAGACGCCGCAGTCGAAGCGGTCGTGGCCAAAGTGGCTGCGCGTGCGCAATCGAAGCTGCGGATCGGGATCGAGAGCAGCGCGCCCTTCTACGTCGTCGAGGCCTTGCGCGCGGCCTACCCCAGCGCGGAACTGGTCGTGATCGATGATGTCTTGCTTCGGCTGCGTGCGGTTAAGACCACGGAGGAGATCCGGCGGATTCGTGAGGCGACACGCATCGCGGAGAAGACGATCGCCGCTCTGATCGAGAACCTCACCGAGGGCATGTCGGACTTAGAGATGCTGAAGCTCGCGAAGATCACGACGCTTCAGGAAGGCGGCAGCGGGACCAACCACATCACGCTGAGTATCGGCGACAGCGATCCGGAGGCGCCGGGGACGGGACGGCGAATCGAAAGGGGCGAGTTGACTCGCTTCGACACCGGCGCGATGTACGGCGGATACGTCTCCGACGTGTCGCGTCACGCGTGCATCGGGGACATCCCCTCGGATGCTCAGAGCATCGTCGCGTACACGGCCGACTTGCAGCAGGCGTACGTGAACGAGATCCGCACGGGGGTCACGGCGGGCGAGATCGAGGACCTCATAGCCAAGGACTTCCAGCGTCCGTCGGAAGTGCCGGTCTTCACGATGGGCCACGGCGTTGGGATCAACACCGAAGAGATGCACTTCTTCCCCACGATGCTCGCCGGTCGCAGGGAGTGGGTCTTCGAGGAGGGAATGGTCTTCGATTTGGAATCGTGGGCCCTGTACCCGCCGTACAAGAACCGGCTCATCGGAATGGAAGACACCTACGTGGTCGTGGACGGTCGATGCGAGAGACTGACCACTTTGGACCGCAAGATATTCTCGCGTTAG
- a CDS encoding Gfo/Idh/MocA family oxidoreductase yields MKQLRVGVVGMGFAGWLHASSYNMLGDKAKLVAVCDSDEEKVANLAEQLGTLAITDYAALLARADIDAIDVCVPHHLHRRFAVEAARAGKHILLEKPIATSIEDADAIISAAAEAGVTLMVAENHLFLPANRKVKEIIDSGEIGRVFLVRAYEGAISELTVNPNPEDWRTLPNNEGVLLDMAVHKFAMLRWMLGDIASVFAVKEKLVVTDLAPNYDDTALVTVKFASGAVGEIVVTSGVAGGETNSLEVYGTDGTILENHMWPRPVMYMSRKTSKSTWIWVYPVKWRRPKLEHGPFPQYYEISFREEVEHFVDCVLQGKIPDMTGEDARESIRVAIAASESAARKQFVDVRA; encoded by the coding sequence ATGAAGCAACTGAGAGTCGGGGTCGTCGGCATGGGTTTCGCCGGCTGGCTGCACGCGAGTTCGTACAACATGCTGGGGGACAAGGCGAAGCTCGTCGCCGTGTGCGACTCGGACGAGGAGAAGGTGGCGAACCTCGCCGAGCAGCTCGGGACCTTGGCGATCACGGACTACGCGGCGCTGCTCGCGCGCGCCGACATCGACGCGATCGACGTCTGTGTTCCTCACCACTTGCACAGGCGATTTGCAGTTGAGGCTGCGCGCGCCGGCAAGCACATCCTGTTGGAGAAGCCGATCGCGACGAGTATCGAGGACGCCGATGCGATCATCAGTGCGGCGGCTGAGGCGGGAGTCACATTGATGGTCGCCGAGAACCATCTCTTCTTGCCCGCCAACCGCAAGGTGAAGGAGATCATCGACTCCGGGGAGATCGGTCGCGTGTTTCTCGTGCGCGCATACGAGGGTGCGATAAGCGAGCTGACCGTTAACCCGAATCCAGAGGACTGGCGGACGTTGCCGAACAACGAGGGCGTGCTGCTCGACATGGCGGTACACAAGTTCGCGATGCTCCGGTGGATGCTCGGCGACATCGCGTCGGTGTTCGCGGTGAAGGAGAAGCTCGTCGTGACCGACCTTGCGCCGAACTACGACGACACGGCGCTCGTCACCGTGAAGTTCGCGAGCGGCGCGGTCGGCGAGATCGTCGTTACGTCGGGCGTCGCCGGCGGCGAGACGAATTCGCTGGAGGTTTACGGCACCGACGGAACGATCCTGGAGAATCACATGTGGCCGCGACCGGTGATGTACATGTCGCGAAAGACCTCAAAGAGCACCTGGATCTGGGTGTATCCGGTGAAATGGCGCCGGCCGAAGCTTGAGCACGGACCCTTCCCCCAGTACTACGAGATCTCGTTCCGCGAAGAGGTCGAGCACTTCGTGGACTGCGTCCTGCAAGGGAAGATCCCGGACATGACCGGTGAGGACGCGCGCGAGTCGATTCGCGTCGCGATCGCCGCGAGCGAATCCGCCGCGCGCAAGCAGTTCGTAGATGTGAGGGCCTGA
- a CDS encoding PIG-L family deacetylase encodes MALETTTPEKILVVSPHFDDAVLSCGQLLGAHSGSAAVVTVFGGKPPAYPSPPTDWDLWGGFAEGDDIVAMRRVEDFNALEVLGTSQRYLDFLDWQYADDDRPTLDEIVPAIEAVVREIAPDRVFLPLGIGSNDHVLTSEACLIVTGRRDGPWSVYEDALYRKQCPDLTAERLLRMSSIGEPESIELPGAPLALKRKSLGQYVSQMKVLGGLVEDDAYAPERYWRFG; translated from the coding sequence ATGGCACTGGAAACGACAACTCCCGAGAAGATCCTCGTGGTCTCTCCTCACTTCGATGACGCCGTTCTGTCTTGCGGCCAGCTCTTGGGGGCCCATTCGGGTTCGGCAGCCGTCGTGACCGTCTTCGGAGGTAAGCCTCCCGCATACCCCTCTCCGCCCACCGACTGGGACCTCTGGGGCGGCTTCGCCGAGGGTGACGACATCGTGGCGATGCGTCGGGTCGAGGACTTCAACGCGCTGGAAGTTCTCGGGACCTCGCAGCGGTACCTGGACTTCCTGGACTGGCAGTACGCGGACGATGATCGTCCCACCCTGGACGAGATCGTGCCGGCGATCGAGGCCGTCGTGCGCGAGATCGCTCCCGACCGCGTCTTCCTGCCGCTCGGCATCGGATCGAATGATCACGTCCTGACGTCGGAAGCCTGCCTCATCGTAACCGGCCGGCGGGATGGCCCGTGGAGCGTCTACGAGGATGCCCTCTACCGCAAGCAGTGCCCCGATCTCACAGCGGAGCGCCTCCTCCGGATGAGCTCCATCGGCGAGCCCGAGAGTATCGAACTGCCGGGCGCGCCCCTCGCGCTCAAGCGGAAATCCCTGGGGCAATACGTCTCACAGATGAAGGTGCTCGGCGGGTTGGTCGAGGACGACGCCTATGCGCCCGAGCGCTACTGGCGCTTCGGGTAG